A region from the Sphingopyxis lindanitolerans genome encodes:
- a CDS encoding crotonase/enoyl-CoA hydratase family protein: MNFETITYSLEGNVATITLARPEKLNAFNTRMMAELLDVLDQTDRDDAVRAIILTGEGRAFCSGADLSGGPKTFEFSKGGEPERETTKVNGIYRDGGGRVTMRMFESLKPVIAAINGPAIGAGATIPLAADIRIASTTARFGFVFARRGIVPEAAASWFLTRHVGVQTALAWCLGGRTVEAEEALHRNLVFSLHEPDQLMMAARELALEIAEQAAPLSASLTRQMFWRLAAAEHPMAAHRADSRAIQMLGGTQDAREALAAFLEKRAPVFTGRVSSEMPNIWPEWSEPVFR; the protein is encoded by the coding sequence ATGAACTTTGAGACCATCACCTATTCGCTCGAAGGGAATGTCGCGACGATCACGCTCGCGCGGCCCGAGAAGCTCAATGCCTTTAACACCCGCATGATGGCCGAACTGCTCGATGTCCTCGATCAAACCGACCGCGACGACGCAGTTCGCGCGATCATCTTGACCGGCGAAGGCCGCGCTTTCTGTTCGGGCGCCGATCTGTCCGGCGGCCCCAAGACGTTCGAATTTTCGAAAGGCGGCGAACCCGAACGCGAGACTACGAAAGTGAACGGCATCTACCGCGACGGCGGCGGCCGAGTGACGATGCGCATGTTCGAGAGCCTGAAGCCAGTAATCGCTGCGATCAATGGGCCCGCGATCGGCGCGGGCGCGACGATTCCGTTGGCGGCCGACATCCGGATCGCCTCAACGACAGCGCGCTTCGGCTTCGTTTTCGCGCGCCGCGGCATCGTCCCCGAGGCCGCGGCGAGCTGGTTCCTGACCCGGCATGTCGGCGTGCAGACCGCGCTCGCCTGGTGCCTCGGCGGTCGGACCGTCGAGGCCGAGGAAGCGCTCCACCGCAACCTCGTCTTTTCACTCCACGAACCCGACCAACTCATGATGGCGGCGCGCGAGCTTGCGTTGGAAATTGCGGAGCAAGCAGCCCCCCTTTCCGCCTCGCTTACGCGCCAGATGTTCTGGCGTCTTGCGGCTGCCGAACATCCGATGGCCGCCCATCGAGCCGACAGCAGGGCGATCCAGATGCTGGGCGGCACGCAAGATGCACGCGAAGCACTCGCGGCCTTTCTCGAGAAACGGGCCCCTGTTTTTACCGGACGCGTATCCTCTGAGATGCCAAATATTTGGCCCGAATGGTCCGAACCCGTCTTTCGGTAA
- a CDS encoding enoyl-CoA hydratase/isomerase family protein: MSKAGYSGFRLDIDDDGIALIRFDRPDRLNVLDISAKRDLIEALTQLQYDDACRVLIFTGEGRTYCAGDDVKGAFAEEQWEAARSQPVRKGRKGPIATYSSLRTISQQLNRTLMTFDKITIAAINGAAVQSGFSLALCCDFRLVAESAKMGSGTMRMGFLPDEGGHHLLVRLIGIARTKDLLLRGRLVGADEAAALGLVHEIVSPGALLDRARALALEFAHGPQVALRLLKNAIDSAVDLGFEQAAMDIAARAAISDHHPDAEEGWRAFREKRRPAFE; the protein is encoded by the coding sequence ATGAGCAAGGCAGGCTACAGCGGCTTTCGACTGGACATCGACGATGACGGGATCGCGCTGATCCGGTTCGACCGTCCCGACCGCCTCAACGTCCTCGACATTTCGGCGAAGCGCGATCTCATCGAAGCGCTCACCCAACTCCAATATGATGATGCCTGCCGCGTGTTGATCTTCACCGGCGAGGGCCGCACCTATTGCGCGGGCGACGATGTCAAGGGAGCCTTCGCCGAGGAGCAATGGGAAGCGGCGCGATCGCAGCCCGTGCGCAAGGGCAGGAAGGGCCCGATCGCGACCTACAGTTCGCTGCGGACGATATCGCAGCAACTCAACCGCACGCTCATGACGTTCGACAAGATCACCATTGCTGCGATCAACGGGGCCGCGGTCCAGTCGGGTTTCTCGCTAGCTCTCTGCTGCGATTTCCGTCTGGTGGCCGAGAGCGCGAAAATGGGAAGCGGCACCATGCGGATGGGCTTCCTGCCCGATGAAGGCGGCCATCATCTGCTCGTCAGGTTGATCGGGATCGCCCGCACCAAGGATCTGTTACTTCGCGGCCGTCTGGTCGGTGCCGATGAAGCAGCCGCGCTCGGCCTTGTCCATGAAATCGTGTCGCCGGGCGCTCTGCTCGACCGCGCCAGGGCGCTGGCGCTAGAATTCGCCCACGGCCCGCAGGTGGCGCTGCGCCTGCTCAAAAACGCCATCGACAGTGCAGTCGACCTTGGTTTCGAGCAGGCCGCGATGGACATTGCGGCGCGCGCAGCGATTTCGGATCACCACCCTGATGCCGAAGAGGGCTGGCGCGCCTTTCGCGAGAAACGGCGCCCCGCCTTCGAATAG
- a CDS encoding TonB-dependent receptor produces the protein MARDSIHGRIAARALLGVSLFTVTSAAHAQETATQTAKAADVTADDSGDIIVTAQRRQERLTDVPISITAITGDQIAAAGISNSNDIGLITPGLYIPQTGQNVQPTIRGIGTTISAVGADANVALYIDGVYQSAQTSNSFALPDLDRIEVLKGPQGTLFGRNATGGAIVIHTREPSFTPTGSLSLSYGSFNEFMARGYVSGPITDKLAASLSFVSTHDRGYTWNATRNEWNSETDEDTIRWRILWEPTSELKVILTGQYSDRASNLAQSIKPLDGNVNVRGTHPDLYLPTDPKIIVINEAPVAKVESKGGSLDVEWNTGGGTLTSTTAYSKDVPYQIFDTDYTSLSNSVQEFTTPSETFTQEFTYASDLSGPINFVVGGFYFDNKAQLIRWSRRQLDGPLTAFLDARTKTTSLAAFGELYVDLTDRLRVIGGIRYTNEKKSIDATGILDGPDTLVTDDKWNSFTPRASILYEITPSTNVYATFSQGFKAGAYNPSFIAGVPVQTDSVDPEKVTAYEIGLKHSDPKLRFGLSAFYYDYSDIQVQILTSIGGVNTTVIQNAADATVYGGDAELSYRVSDVFSLQAGLAYTHGRYDNFEDAVLTEPLPNGGNRQFVGDASGNKMIRTAPFTTNIGFNFNHPVNDDLSVEVNSVASYNSGFYMDPGNRVKQNAFTLINMSASLVFGDGGYKLGVWARNLLDEGYNIYAAQSTTGDNIAYGRPRSIGVQASARF, from the coding sequence ATGGCACGAGATTCGATCCATGGGCGTATTGCCGCCCGCGCACTGCTGGGCGTCAGTCTTTTCACGGTGACATCTGCTGCGCACGCTCAGGAAACGGCGACACAAACCGCAAAGGCGGCGGATGTCACCGCGGATGATAGCGGCGATATCATCGTCACTGCGCAGCGGCGCCAGGAACGGTTGACCGACGTCCCGATCTCGATCACTGCGATCACCGGCGACCAGATCGCTGCGGCGGGGATCTCCAACAGCAATGATATCGGGCTCATCACGCCGGGTCTCTATATTCCGCAGACCGGGCAGAACGTACAGCCGACAATCCGCGGCATCGGTACGACGATTTCCGCTGTCGGCGCCGACGCCAACGTCGCGCTCTATATCGATGGCGTCTATCAGTCGGCGCAGACATCGAATAGCTTCGCATTGCCTGATCTCGACCGCATCGAGGTTCTGAAAGGGCCGCAGGGCACGCTGTTCGGGCGCAACGCGACCGGCGGCGCGATCGTCATTCATACCCGCGAGCCAAGCTTCACGCCGACGGGTTCACTCAGTCTCAGCTATGGCAGTTTCAATGAGTTCATGGCGCGCGGCTACGTGTCGGGTCCGATCACAGACAAGCTCGCCGCCTCGCTCAGCTTCGTCTCGACCCATGATCGTGGCTACACCTGGAACGCGACGCGGAACGAATGGAATTCCGAAACCGACGAGGACACGATCCGCTGGCGCATCCTCTGGGAACCGACGAGCGAACTCAAGGTCATCCTGACAGGCCAATATTCCGACCGCGCATCCAATTTGGCCCAAAGTATCAAGCCTTTGGATGGCAATGTAAACGTCAGGGGGACCCACCCGGACCTCTATCTGCCGACCGATCCCAAGATCATCGTGATCAACGAAGCGCCGGTCGCCAAGGTGGAATCGAAGGGCGGAAGCCTCGACGTCGAATGGAACACGGGCGGCGGCACGTTGACGTCGACCACCGCCTATTCGAAGGATGTTCCGTACCAGATTTTCGACACCGACTATACGTCGCTGTCCAATTCGGTGCAGGAATTCACGACGCCGTCCGAAACCTTCACGCAGGAATTCACTTACGCCTCCGATCTGTCGGGACCGATAAACTTCGTCGTCGGGGGCTTCTATTTCGATAATAAGGCGCAGCTTATCCGCTGGTCGCGGCGACAGCTTGATGGGCCGCTCACCGCCTTTCTCGACGCGCGCACCAAGACGACATCGCTGGCGGCGTTCGGCGAACTCTACGTCGACCTGACCGACCGCCTGCGCGTCATCGGCGGCATTCGTTATACGAACGAGAAGAAGTCCATCGATGCGACGGGAATTCTCGACGGGCCGGATACGCTCGTCACTGACGACAAGTGGAACAGCTTCACGCCCCGCGCGTCGATCCTCTATGAAATCACCCCATCGACGAACGTCTATGCGACTTTCAGCCAGGGGTTCAAGGCCGGCGCATACAATCCGTCGTTCATCGCGGGCGTGCCGGTGCAGACCGACTCGGTCGATCCTGAAAAGGTGACCGCTTACGAAATCGGCTTGAAGCATAGCGATCCGAAACTGCGTTTCGGGCTTTCCGCCTTCTACTATGATTATAGCGATATCCAGGTGCAGATTCTGACCAGCATTGGCGGGGTCAATACGACGGTGATCCAGAATGCAGCCGATGCGACAGTCTATGGCGGCGACGCCGAGCTGAGCTATCGGGTCAGCGACGTCTTCTCGCTCCAGGCAGGGCTCGCCTACACCCACGGGCGTTACGACAATTTCGAGGACGCGGTGCTGACCGAACCGTTACCGAACGGCGGTAATCGCCAGTTCGTCGGCGATGCGAGCGGCAACAAGATGATCCGCACAGCGCCCTTTACCACCAATATCGGCTTTAACTTCAACCATCCAGTGAATGACGATCTGAGCGTCGAGGTCAACTCGGTCGCATCCTATAATTCGGGTTTCTACATGGATCCCGGCAACCGGGTGAAGCAAAACGCCTTCACACTGATCAACATGAGCGCGTCGCTCGTCTTCGGGGACGGTGGCTACAAGCTTGGCGTGTGGGCGCGCAATCTGCTCGACGAAGGATATAATATCTATGCCGCGCAATCGACGACCGGCGACAATATCGCTTACGGCCGTCCTCGCAGCATCGGTGTTCAGGCGTCGGCGCGGTTCTGA
- a CDS encoding autotransporter outer membrane beta-barrel domain-containing protein — protein MDQAFDEHGKQIAVECRVVNFLYPDRFHFTVPQGPVATPSQPHIQANVERAQARCDDLQQVATSYPVPATTVYAPLGRPGMPPKIYSESREKTLDPCVKINGEITMITTNLLKSSSVIALVVGASFAFMAMPALANDWTGAVDNDWNNPGNWSDGVVPPSGNTFVDTTANAPIIGAGVDAKTSRLVVGFDGTGSLTVRDGGTLTQDGDIGVGGRPLDGTAGNGTLLITGAGSRVTATNGRLFLATRPNSQGRVTIDAGGVMRVVGANIGSETSTANITVTGAGSLLDLGSLNALSLGSDNGPLGSASLSILDGGRVTSTSGDRHVVGRTGTITIGGANSALILSSRTDIDGSLIVENGGLAQLSSLSQFGNFFDGSLMLRSGGRLETIGSQPMIFNERTKVLVSGAGTQWTTEGGIIINARAVAANPIFDFVIDDRATLTTPSLLVGPDGIGAITVQGGATVTAGSFGVGGGQSTGVNGRGTMLITGAGTLVTTPSQIYVAPQANSQGNLTVAAGAVLRGNSLQIGIGEGATGIVTVTGADSLIDHGGLALLLGNSGANPGVGTLNILDGGQVTGSRGGNSVGIGSAINISGANSLLSVIGSIFIDGTLLVENGGAISYTSIGLNGTASLRNARLSVPLGNGFNDFDVNPGGSLIAENSTVSVGSSFNVAGSATLHGIEMSAAQIEISQNGVLNIGGADGAAAGDGGTLTAQSITVGDPDSRLVFNHSRADLIVSAPIIGNGRVLHRAGTTILTTGAHTGSIANIDVTGGRLFVDGRVSARNLTLEGGATLGGAGTLNGSVAVTDGIVAPGNRGVGTLTLGNLSLTAASVLNFELGAPGTPSVGSDLIKVGNIDNSGNLTLDGTLNVTNVGGFGAGLYRLIDYNGGLTNEGLNIGATPAGFAATDLTVQTAVARQVNLLVAASAGNFSFWDGPNITGNNIVDGGTGTWTATGPNWTGADGAANGAYDPTTLLIFAGTGGTVTVDNSAAPITIASGMQFATNGYTLTGGALELTTPVSAFVRGATIRVGDGTAAGADIAATIKTALTGPSGFDKTDLGTLRLTGASSINGEVGVLAGNLTLDGGTLETSALRVAPDPGSTATVLVTGGAVLTTMGASVAPETDSTGTVTISGEGSRWNIVGAGGVRVGSVTAPNARGLIDIVDGGVMSYTAAFRNDPVLVSNDSGIRVSGASSRFEADAIVLFNTGRGGAMLLENGGVARVENAEFGNLSSLTVQSGGRFETTGTGSLSFGTGASMLVTGAGTQLNSAGAFSFGGNGVGGQDLVIDDNAIVTSTANTDSGLGFDTGRRLIISNGAQFNLTGGTNAGLQMENSMLLVTDASVTLGGGLLAGQRFGNSTIVLRNANFTAGSVELRAGTDRIVIGADVGEAAGGVGLFDVAGSFSLGNAATTLVLNHTGTGFTIGSEFRGLGTIRHFAGDTRFTSATTQWRGNTLLTGGALAVDGLLGDSQGPATSMTVSGGATLSGRGTIGGLVTVADGIIRPGGDALDAPAETRGRNAGQALLGGDAVGTLTFSGQLALGAASRLGFQLGAPTGASGVDSDLINVAGNLTLDGTLEVTDVGGFGEGVYRLINYGGTLTDNGLDIGTVPGGFSATDLAVQTSVASQVNLIVAAPAPTTSSFTFWDGPNMTGNSAVDGGSGTWSSAGTNWSIADGSINGVYDRSRLLIFSGTGGVVTVDNTGSPVTLENGVQFAADGYTVADGNIVLDDDNVDQVIFRVGDGTAAGAGFTATIGSALTGGAELQKTDLGTLVLTGANSYSGGTHIVNGAIRGNATSIQGNVRLEDGGTLVFDQASDGVFAGLFSGSGVVRTRGTGVLDITGSSDAFEGMTIVEAGALRLTGALGGLTRIGSAGALTGDGTLAQLDVSGRVSPGGAGIATLTVDNFNNNQETRLPANSSFARGSIAAAVATTPDIVFRAGSIYAVDLAASGAGDRINATGTATLEGGTVAITTLDADLAYTDGVIFRILNAEGGLTGTFAGLTESSAFLDFALGYDPTGAFLRLSQVRMFPDVARTINQKAAASALGTLLRPAGSDGLAVYNAVLGLDEDAARAAFDASSGEIYASLLAARQRQGFALTSRFTSRAQADLREGLGIWGGITGHDGRIDADDDLNAGRVSSDGIGGEIGIDYRGDNNAWAAGLGGGWQDGNVDLPIRASHAKNKTWHVGGYLRAGTGGPGFTAVATAVHARADTDVARSINFGTIARTASANTDISTTALGVDVRYGWGIGNWSLGPAASAGLANSRFSAFSESGADTLNLSGSGNRDKLSRYGVGGFVRNSGPAGYIDLTAYYVPGDRDDARATLSMAGSPQAFTVLAPRGSKSSVRISASSQYNITENLSLGGNLGFDQGSNERDIYGHARLSYRF, from the coding sequence GTGGACCAGGCGTTCGATGAGCACGGAAAACAGATCGCGGTCGAATGCCGCGTCGTAAATTTCCTCTATCCCGACCGATTTCATTTCACTGTCCCACAAGGTCCCGTCGCGACGCCATCACAACCGCACATACAGGCGAATGTCGAGCGCGCTCAGGCCCGATGCGACGATTTGCAACAGGTTGCGACAAGTTACCCGGTTCCCGCAACAACTGTTTACGCGCCACTTGGCCGCCCCGGAATGCCGCCGAAAATCTATTCGGAAAGCCGGGAAAAAACCCTTGATCCGTGCGTCAAAATAAATGGGGAAATCACGATGATCACCACCAATCTGCTCAAATCCAGCTCAGTCATCGCTCTGGTCGTCGGGGCAAGCTTTGCCTTCATGGCTATGCCAGCGTTGGCGAACGACTGGACCGGCGCGGTGGATAATGATTGGAACAATCCCGGCAACTGGAGTGACGGGGTCGTACCCCCCTCGGGCAACACCTTCGTCGATACCACGGCCAACGCGCCGATCATCGGCGCCGGGGTTGATGCCAAGACGAGCCGCCTGGTCGTCGGATTCGACGGCACCGGCAGCCTGACCGTTCGCGATGGCGGCACGTTGACGCAGGACGGCGACATCGGGGTCGGCGGCAGGCCGCTCGACGGAACAGCGGGCAACGGAACGCTTTTGATAACGGGAGCCGGCTCGCGCGTGACCGCGACCAACGGACGCCTTTTCCTGGCCACGCGGCCCAATTCACAAGGCAGGGTGACGATTGACGCGGGCGGCGTCATGCGCGTGGTCGGGGCGAACATTGGATCCGAGACGTCGACTGCGAACATCACGGTAACCGGTGCGGGTTCTTTGCTCGACCTCGGATCGCTGAACGCCCTCAGCCTCGGTAGCGACAATGGTCCGCTCGGTTCGGCTTCGCTCAGCATTCTCGACGGCGGGCGCGTCACCTCGACGTCGGGAGACAGGCACGTAGTAGGCCGAACCGGCACCATCACGATCGGTGGCGCAAACTCCGCCCTTATACTGTCCTCTAGAACCGACATTGACGGCAGTTTGATTGTCGAGAACGGCGGGCTTGCCCAGCTTTCCAGCCTGTCGCAGTTCGGCAATTTCTTCGACGGCTCGCTGATGTTGCGCAGCGGTGGGCGACTGGAAACCATCGGTTCTCAGCCGATGATATTCAACGAGCGCACCAAGGTGTTGGTCAGCGGTGCCGGAACGCAGTGGACGACCGAAGGCGGGATCATCATCAATGCCCGGGCCGTGGCGGCTAACCCGATATTCGATTTCGTGATCGACGATCGCGCGACCTTGACCACGCCCAGCCTGCTTGTCGGCCCCGACGGGATTGGCGCGATCACGGTTCAGGGCGGCGCGACCGTGACAGCAGGAAGTTTCGGTGTTGGCGGGGGGCAGTCGACAGGAGTGAACGGTCGGGGCACAATGCTCATCACCGGCGCGGGAACGCTGGTGACGACGCCCAGCCAGATTTACGTCGCACCGCAGGCCAATTCACAAGGCAATCTGACGGTCGCGGCAGGGGCTGTGCTCCGTGGTAATTCTTTACAGATCGGGATCGGAGAAGGGGCGACCGGAATCGTGACGGTCACCGGTGCCGATTCGCTGATCGATCACGGTGGCCTAGCGTTGTTGCTGGGGAATAGCGGAGCCAATCCGGGCGTGGGGACGTTGAACATCCTCGACGGTGGCCAAGTGACTGGCTCCAGAGGGGGCAACTCCGTTGGGATCGGCAGCGCAATCAACATCAGCGGTGCGAACTCACTGCTCTCCGTCATAGGGAGCATTTTTATCGACGGCACATTGCTCGTCGAAAACGGCGGCGCCATTTCTTACACCAGCATCGGCCTCAACGGCACAGCATCGCTGCGTAACGCCAGATTATCGGTCCCGCTTGGCAACGGCTTTAACGACTTCGATGTCAATCCGGGAGGGTCGTTGATCGCCGAGAACAGTACGGTTTCGGTTGGCTCAAGCTTCAATGTAGCGGGATCGGCGACGCTTCACGGCATCGAAATGTCCGCAGCCCAGATCGAAATCTCGCAGAACGGCGTCCTGAACATTGGCGGGGCCGATGGCGCGGCGGCGGGTGACGGGGGAACGCTGACCGCCCAAAGCATCACGGTCGGCGACCCCGATTCGCGGCTGGTGTTCAACCACAGCAGGGCCGACCTGATCGTGAGCGCACCGATTATCGGCAACGGCCGCGTCTTGCATCGTGCGGGCACGACGATATTAACGACCGGTGCCCATACAGGAAGCATAGCCAATATCGATGTGACGGGCGGCCGGTTGTTCGTTGACGGGCGCGTCTCCGCAAGAAACCTGACGCTGGAGGGCGGCGCGACGCTGGGCGGCGCTGGCACCCTGAATGGGTCCGTCGCTGTGACGGATGGAATTGTTGCGCCGGGCAATCGCGGTGTGGGCACGCTGACCCTCGGGAATCTTTCGCTGACCGCCGCGTCAGTTCTCAACTTTGAGTTGGGCGCGCCCGGCACGCCTAGCGTCGGCAGCGACCTCATCAAAGTGGGCAATATCGACAATAGCGGCAATCTGACCCTCGACGGGACGTTGAACGTCACCAATGTCGGCGGCTTTGGCGCCGGGCTTTACCGGTTGATCGATTACAACGGCGGATTGACGAATGAGGGTCTGAACATCGGGGCGACGCCGGCGGGCTTTGCAGCCACCGATTTGACCGTACAGACTGCGGTTGCGCGTCAGGTCAATCTGTTGGTCGCAGCTTCGGCGGGCAATTTCAGCTTTTGGGATGGTCCGAACATCACGGGCAATAATATCGTCGATGGCGGCACCGGCACATGGACGGCCACTGGTCCCAATTGGACGGGTGCCGACGGGGCCGCGAACGGCGCCTATGATCCGACGACGCTGCTGATCTTTGCTGGCACTGGCGGAACGGTCACAGTCGACAACAGCGCTGCACCGATCACCATCGCCAGCGGAATGCAATTCGCGACAAATGGCTACACGCTGACCGGAGGTGCGCTCGAATTGACCACCCCGGTATCTGCGTTCGTCAGGGGGGCGACGATTCGTGTCGGCGACGGCACCGCGGCAGGCGCTGATATTGCCGCGACCATCAAAACTGCGCTCACGGGGCCTTCGGGCTTCGACAAGACCGATCTCGGTACTCTGCGTTTGACGGGTGCAAGCAGCATCAATGGCGAAGTCGGGGTGCTGGCGGGCAACCTGACGCTCGACGGCGGCACTCTGGAAACAAGCGCGCTGCGCGTCGCACCGGATCCCGGATCGACGGCAACTGTCCTGGTAACTGGCGGCGCAGTGCTGACCACCATGGGAGCGTCGGTCGCGCCCGAAACCGATTCGACGGGCACAGTGACCATTTCGGGTGAGGGGTCGCGCTGGAACATCGTCGGCGCCGGCGGAGTCCGCGTCGGCAGCGTCACTGCGCCCAATGCCCGCGGCCTCATCGACATCGTCGATGGCGGCGTGATGAGCTACACGGCGGCATTTAGAAACGATCCGGTTCTCGTGAGCAATGACAGCGGCATCCGGGTGTCGGGAGCCAGTTCGCGCTTCGAGGCTGACGCCATCGTGCTGTTCAACACCGGCAGGGGCGGTGCAATGCTGCTCGAAAACGGCGGCGTCGCGCGGGTAGAAAATGCAGAGTTCGGTAACCTGTCCTCGTTGACCGTGCAGAGCGGTGGACGTTTCGAGACGACCGGCACCGGCAGCCTGTCCTTTGGCACGGGGGCGAGCATGCTTGTCACCGGTGCCGGAACACAGCTCAATTCAGCGGGCGCATTCTCCTTCGGAGGCAATGGAGTTGGCGGACAGGACCTCGTCATCGACGACAATGCCATCGTCACCTCGACCGCCAATACCGACAGCGGCTTGGGCTTCGACACCGGGCGGCGTCTGATCATTAGCAATGGCGCCCAATTCAATCTGACCGGCGGAACCAACGCCGGCTTGCAGATGGAAAATTCGATGCTGCTGGTGACCGACGCCAGTGTAACACTTGGCGGAGGGCTGCTGGCCGGGCAGCGTTTCGGTAACTCGACCATCGTCCTGCGGAATGCGAATTTCACTGCCGGCTCGGTCGAGTTGCGGGCAGGAACCGATCGGATAGTCATCGGGGCGGACGTCGGCGAGGCGGCGGGTGGGGTCGGTCTTTTCGACGTGGCCGGTTCGTTCTCGCTCGGCAATGCGGCCACGACTCTTGTCCTGAATCATACAGGGACCGGGTTTACGATCGGATCGGAGTTTCGGGGGCTGGGGACGATCCGCCACTTCGCGGGCGATACGCGCTTCACCAGTGCCACGACGCAGTGGCGCGGCAACACGCTTCTCACCGGAGGGGCCCTTGCCGTCGATGGCCTGCTTGGTGACAGCCAAGGCCCCGCGACCAGCATGACGGTCAGCGGCGGCGCGACTCTGTCGGGCCGCGGGACGATCGGTGGATTGGTGACCGTTGCCGACGGCATCATCCGTCCCGGCGGCGACGCGCTGGACGCGCCAGCCGAGACCCGTGGGCGCAATGCGGGCCAAGCCCTGCTTGGCGGAGATGCGGTCGGCACGCTGACATTCAGCGGGCAACTGGCGCTTGGCGCCGCGTCGCGGCTTGGGTTTCAGCTCGGTGCACCGACGGGCGCTTCGGGCGTGGACAGCGACCTGATCAATGTCGCGGGCAATCTGACGCTCGACGGCACGCTCGAGGTGACGGACGTCGGCGGGTTCGGTGAAGGTGTGTACCGACTGATCAACTATGGCGGCACGCTGACCGACAATGGTCTGGACATCGGGACGGTGCCCGGCGGTTTCAGTGCGACCGACCTGGCGGTGCAAACATCGGTGGCGAGCCAAGTCAACCTGATCGTCGCCGCCCCGGCTCCCACGACCAGCAGTTTCACCTTCTGGGACGGCCCGAACATGACGGGCAATAGCGCCGTCGATGGCGGCAGCGGAACATGGTCGAGCGCGGGCACCAACTGGTCGATTGCAGACGGTTCCATCAACGGTGTCTATGACCGCTCGCGTCTGCTGATCTTCAGCGGCACGGGCGGCGTCGTGACGGTCGATAATACAGGCTCACCCGTAACACTGGAAAACGGCGTCCAGTTCGCCGCCGACGGCTACACGGTGGCGGACGGAAATATCGTTCTGGACGATGACAATGTCGACCAGGTGATCTTTCGCGTTGGCGACGGTACCGCGGCCGGTGCGGGATTCACTGCAACGATCGGGTCTGCTCTGACTGGCGGAGCCGAGCTTCAAAAGACCGACCTCGGCACGCTCGTGCTGACCGGGGCCAATAGCTACAGCGGCGGGACGCATATCGTGAATGGCGCCATCCGCGGCAATGCGACGAGCATTCAAGGCAATGTCCGCCTTGAAGATGGTGGCACGCTGGTTTTCGATCAGGCAAGCGATGGCGTCTTTGCCGGACTTTTTTCGGGAAGCGGGGTGGTTCGCACACGGGGCACCGGTGTTCTCGACATCACGGGTTCGTCGGATGCGTTTGAAGGCATGACCATTGTCGAGGCAGGCGCGTTGCGGCTGACCGGTGCGCTTGGCGGTTTGACGAGGATCGGATCCGCTGGCGCCCTGACGGGTGACGGCACATTGGCGCAGCTGGACGTTTCGGGCCGCGTGTCTCCTGGCGGGGCCGGTATCGCGACGTTAACGGTCGACAATTTCAACAATAATCAAGAAACACGTTTGCCTGCCAACAGCAGTTTCGCACGCGGAAGCATCGCCGCAGCAGTCGCGACCACGCCGGACATCGTCTTCCGCGCCGGGTCGATCTACGCGGTCGATCTGGCGGCATCCGGTGCGGGTGACAGGATCAACGCCACCGGCACAGCGACATTGGAGGGCGGCACCGTCGCGATTACGACGCTCGACGCCGATCTTGCCTATACTGACGGCGTGATATTCCGCATCTTGAATGCAGAGGGCGGGTTGACCGGAACGTTCGCCGGACTGACCGAAAGTTCGGCGTTCCTCGATTTCGCGCTCGGCTATGATCCGACCGGGGCTTTCCTCCGGCTTTCCCAGGTTCGCATGTTCCCCGATGTCGCCCGGACCATCAACCAAAAGGCCGCCGCAAGCGCGCTTGGCACCCTATTGCGCCCGGCGGGTTCGGACGGTTTGGCGGTCTATAACGCCGTGCTCGGGCTTGATGAAGATGCGGCGCGCGCGGCATTTGATGCCAGCTCCGGTGAAATCTACGCTAGCCTCTTAGCTGCACGTCAGCGTCAGGGCTTTGCCTTGACCAGCCGGTTTACCTCGCGGGCGCAGGCCGATTTGCGCGAGGGTTTGGGAATTTGGGGCGGTATTACGGGCCATGATGGCCGGATCGATGCCGACGATGATCTGAACGCCGGACGCGTTTCCAGCGACGGTATCGGCGGCGAAATCGGCATCGATTACCGCGGCGACAATAATGCCTGGGCGGCGGGCTTAGGCGGCGGATGGCAAGACGGTAACGTCGATCTGCCTATCCGTGCCTCTCACGCGAAGAACAAGACATGGCACGTCGGGGGCTATCTACGCGCCGGAACCGGCGGTCCGGGCTTTACGGCTGTTGCGACGGCGGTTCATGCCAGAGCGGACACCGATGTTGCCCGCTCGATCAACTTTGGCACAATCGCGCGCACGGCAAGCGCCAACACTGATATCTCGACCACCGCGCTCGGCGTCGATGTGCGCTACGGTTGGGGCATCGGGAATTGGTCCCTTGGCCCGGCTGCGAGTGCAGGATTGGCGAATAGCCGTTTCTCCGCCTTTTCGGAAAGCGGTGCTGACACGCTGAACTTGTCGGGCAGCGGGAACCGCGACAAATTGAGCCGCTACGGTGTGGGAGGCTTCGTCCGCAACAGCGGGCCGGCAGGCTATATCGATCTGACAGCTTACTACGTGCCCGGCGACCGCGACGATGCACGCGCCACACTCAGCATGGCCGGATCGCCACAAGCTTTCACGGTGTTGGCCCCGCGCGGTTCGAAATCGTCCGTTCGGATAAGCGCGAGCAGCCAGTACAACATCACAGAAAATCTGTCGTTGGGTGGAAATCTTGGCTTCGATCAGGGCTCTAATGAACGCGATATCTACGGCCACGCTCGCCTCAGTTATCGGTTCTGA